In Artemia franciscana chromosome 4, ASM3288406v1, whole genome shotgun sequence, a single window of DNA contains:
- the LOC136026188 gene encoding zinc finger protein 239-like: MSKINSMNEEASDHAIIFANETHQSNLLKTDCTETELSNTIVSSAEETSRQKEEDTENQKNETSFQNDEKRSISNNLMRHLIVQTSKHQTIHTGEKPFKYDICKYSSNWKNDLAIHMSTHTGEKPFKCDVCKRSFNQKSKLAIHMRIHTGEKPFKCDVCKHSFNQNGNLTRHMRIHTGEKPFKCDVCKYSSKWKNVLAIHMRTHTGEKPFKCDICKNSSNWKNVLAIHMRTHTGEKPFKCDACEPSFNQKSNLTRHMRTHTGEKPFKCDTCKYSSKWMNALAIHLRTHTGEKQFKCEICKYSSKWKNALAIHMRSHTGEKPFKCDACERSFNQKSNLARHMRTHSCH, encoded by the coding sequence atgtccaagataaattcaatgaatGAAGAAGCCTCTGATCATGCGATCATTTTCGCAAATGAAACCCATCAGTCAAATCTGTTAAAAACGGACTGTACTGAAACTGAACTATCGAATACAATTGTCTCATCAGCTGAAGAAACCAGCAGACAAAAAGAAGAGGACACAGAAAATCAGAAGAATGAAACATCTTTTCAAAATGATGAGAAACGATCTATAAGCAATAATCTTATGAGACACCTGATAGTTCAAACTAGTAAACACCAGACgatccacaccggtgaaaaaCCATTCAAATATGACATATGTAAGTACAGCTCTAATTGGAAGAATGAtcttgccatacacatgagCACCCACAcaggtgaaaagccattcaaatgtgatgtatgcaagcgcagttttaatcagaagagtaagcttgccatacacatgagaatccacaccggggaaaagccattcaagtgtgatgtatgcaagcACAGTTTTAATCAGAATGGTAATCTTACCAGACACATGAGAATACACACCGgagaaaagccattcaagtgtgacgtatgTAAGTACAGCTCTAAATGGAAGAATGTtcttgccatacacatgagaacccacaccggggaaaagccattcaagtgtgacataTGTAAGAACAGCTCTAATTGGAAGAATGTtcttgccatacacatgagaacccacaccggtgaaaagccattcaagtgtgatgcaTGCGAGCccagttttaatcagaagagcAATCTTACCAGACACATGAGAACACACAccggggaaaagccattcaagtgtgacacATGTAAGTACAGCTCTAAATGGATGAATGCTCTTGCCATACACCTGAGAACCCACACCGGGGAAAAGCAATTCAAGTGTGAAATATGTAAGTACAGCTCTAAATGGAAGAATGCtcttgccatacacatgagatcccacaccggtgaaaagccattcaagtgtgatgcaTGTGAGCGCAGTTTTAATCAGAAAAGTAATCTTGCCAGACACATGAGAACCCACTCTTGCCATTAa